Below is a genomic region from Synergistaceae bacterium.
AATTTATACAGAAAAGAGCCAGCGGCTCTAATGTGAGGGGAGGTGATTGTTTGAGTAGCGCCCTGATAGTCACTGCAAAGCTCAGCAAAACCTTTCATTCGAAAAAAACGCCTGTTCAGGCCCTGCGGGATATTTCCATCACGGTGAACACCAACGAAATTGCCTGCCTCATGGGGCCCAGTGGATGTGGGAAATCCACGCTCTTGAAGATCATTGCCGGAATTGAAACTGCAACGGAAGGGCAGCTTTTGTTGTTTGGACAAAACTGCACGGCTTCTGTCCCCCAAAAATTGAAGCGCCGTATAGGTTTTATCTACCAGGACAGCAATCTGCTGCCCTGGCGCTCGGTAGAGCGAAACCTGCGTTTCCCTTTGGAAATTTTCGGCATACAAAAAGAAAAGGAGTATGAGGACCGAATCCATGAAGCTCTGGAGATTGTAGGCTTGACAAAGTACCGTGACGCCTTGCCTCAGGAGCTTTCAGGCGGAATGATGCAGCGTGTGGGCATTGCCCGGTCGCTGGTTTACAATCCCGACCTGCTCCTGATGGATCAGCCTTTCGGAGCCCTGGACGCTATCACACGCAAAAAGCTTCGGTTTGATTTTCTGAAAATTTTCCAACATGCCCGTAAAACTATTGTAATCGCCACCAACAGCGTGGACGAGGCGTTGCTGTTCGCCACCCGTATATACGTGATACGTATGGCTCCTGGGACCGTCGAGGAAGTGGTAGAGGTCGGCATCCCTTTTGAAGAACGTAAAGAAGGCATCGAGGACAACGAAACCTTTATCGGTCTGCGCAGACAAATGATCGAAATCGTCAAGCGGCAATATGCACTGGACGCGCGGGCCGCTCATTTCTCCGTAAGCGAGGCGCCCTGTAATGACTGAGGATAAAAAGACAAAGCTCCGCCGATATGTCGAAAACCTGTATCCTCCTCTGCTCACTCTGGTTTTTCTGCTTGTGGGATGGGAATGTATTGTGCGTACATTTCATGTCTCAAAGGTGGTTTTGCCGCCTCCATCCGACATCATTCGAGAAACAACACGGTACTTTTCGTCGGATATACTGCCAGGCTGGCTTGTTACCGTGCGCACGATGAGTGTCGGATATCTGAGCGGCGTGCCTGCGGGCATCATTCTCGCCTCGGTGATGTCTCAGTCTCGGTTTCTGATAAAGGCTCTGGTTCCTTATATTGTTTTGCTGGTCACTTTGCCCATGATGGTGGTTGTTCCCATTTTTATGGTGTGGGCCGGTTATGATGTAAAATACCGCGCTATCCTGTCCTTTGTGCAGGTGACGGCCATTATCGCGTTAAACACTCTGTCGGGCTTCCGCAATATCAGCCAATCCAAACTTGACCTCGCTGCCGGGTACGGAGCGACCCGACTTCAAACCTTTTTGAAGGTAATTTTCCCCAATGCTCTTCCTGAAGTGTTCCAGGGGCTGAGGCTGGGCTGTACTTTTTCCATTCTTAACGCCATCGGCATCGAGTTCATCGCCGGTAAAATCGGCATGGGCTTTTCGGTACAGTATTTCAGCAGTATGCTCAAAACAGCTATCGCTTTCGGATGCATTTTCACAGTGGGACTGACCGGACGGCTCATGTTTATGATTGTCGAGATATTGCAAAAGCTTATCGTCACCTGGGAAAGATAGGAGGTGAAAGTTTTGGGCACTGAGAAAATTGTCCTCAGGCATGTGGAGAAAGAGTTCCGCAGTAAGCGGCAGACTATACACGCGCTTCACGACATCAATTTATCCATACCGGAAAAAGAAATCGTCTCGATTGTCGGGCCAAGCGGCTGCGGCAAATCTACTATCATACGCATCATAAACGACATTATAAAGCCCACTTCGGGGGAAATTGTGGTAGACGGATATTCTTACGGCGAAAAAGTTCCGGCGGAGGTGATCCGCAAGATGGGATTCATATTTCAGCGGCCCAACCTTTTGCCTTGGCTGACCGTGCGGCAAAATATCGCCTTTCCTCTCACCATTTTACGCTTGAAAGGCCCCAAATGGGATGAATACGTGGACCGATTGCTGGAAAAAGGCTTGTTGACCGCTTGTGCAAACTCTTATCCTTCGTCGTTGTCCGGAGGCATGACCCAGCGCGTGGGTGTGTTGCGGGGAATGGTGTTTCAGCCTGAAATTCTTCTGATGGACGAACCTTTTGGCGCTCTTGACGACATGCTGCGTGAGCAGCTTGACCTTGAAACCCTCGCCCTTTGGAAGGAACTTGGACAGACCATTGTGTTCATTACCCACAATGTACGCGAAGCCGTGCTTATGTCATCGAAGGTTTATGTCATGGCGACACAGCCTGGCAGAGTCATCGCGGAAATTCTCATTGATATTCCTTATCCGCGGTCCCTGGAAGTCATCGTGGAACCAAAGTTTATAGAATATGAAAAAAAAATTACAGCGCTGATCGGAGAAATTGAGCTTTCACAGATTGTGTAAAAGTATTGTTGCGTAAAAGGGTGGTTGTTACTGTGTGCAAAACCGATCGAGTGAAAGATTTCCTCATCAACTGTTCGCCGTTTCTGCTGTTTTTTCTCCTGTTCGGCGGAATGGAGTGGGCCATCAGGGTATTTAAAGTTCCCGCATGGCTTGTTGCACCGCCTTCAGCCACATTTTTGGCGCTGCTGAGGCATTTTCCCGCAATTTGGTCGAACCTGCAGATCACCCTCCAGGAAATCGTGTTCGGCTATCTGATCGGTGTGTTTGTGGGGATACTGCTGGCTCTTGTTTTTACCAGCAATCGTTTTCTTGACAAAGCCATCAGTCCTTACGTGGTCTTTCTGATCGTCACGCCTCAAATGATTATGGTACCTCTTTTGATGCTCTGGATGGGCTTCGGCATCCAGGTAAAACTCCTCGCGGTTGCCCTGTCCGCGTTTCCTATCAATATGATGAGCACCATGACGGGCATACGCAATGTCTCCCTGGAACGGTACGAGCTGATGAAGTCGCTTCACGCAAGCAAACTCCAGACTTTTTTTCGAGTGCTGATTCCTTCCGCGCTGCCCAATGTTTTTACCGGCATGCGTCTAGGCACCATCTTCGCCACCACTTCCGCCATCGGCGCGGAGCTGATCAGCGGTAACACCGGAGTCGGACCTCAGATTTCCTATAATACGGAATTCATAATGATGGACATCGCTTTTGCAAATGTGTATGTGATGATTCTGGTGGCGGTTTTGTTTTACTGCCTCATCGCTGTGATCGAACATTTTGTTATTTATTGGAAATATTAGAGCCGTTGGCTCTTTTTTGTATAAATTTTTGTGCGTCACTTACCAGTGTTAAGCGTCTTTTTTAGTACAGATTACGCAATCCGCTATAGACTCCAAACTGCCGTGTGGGTGGTTGTCAAACAGGACATAAATCAAAAGGAGGGTGTTGTATGAAGAGATCGATTGGAATTTTGGTGGTACTGATGGTTTCACTTTCCCTCTTCGCCGAGTGGGTTCCTGCATCTTCAGCTTTTGCTGCGTCCCAGGATCCGGGCAAAACCGTTCGCAAAAACGAAATTGTGCGGGTAGGTTTTACGGCTGCCGTCGCCAGCATGACCTGGTCTCCGCTGATCGTGGCCAAAATGCTGGGCTACTTTGACGAAGAAGGCATCGACATCGTAATGGAGCAATCCTACAGCTCATCGGCTACAAAGATGGTTGCCGCCGGACAAACCGAATTTTCCACACCCGGCCCTCACCTCACCGCAGCCGCCATTGAAGGCGGAATGGATGTCCTATCCGTTTACCAGCTCTTCCCCATTGACATTTTTGGCTTTGCCGTGCGCAATGATGGTGAAATTAAAACTGTAGCCGACCTGGCGGGTAAAAAGATCGCTTCCATGACCCCGACAACCATCAACCAGATCATTCCCATTCTGGAAGCTGGCGGAGTGGATCCCAAAGGCGTCGAGGTCATACCGGTGGGAGACGCCCGGGTGCAGATGCTCACCGAACGCAGCGTCGATGCCTGCTGGACGTGGGACGGAGAGTGGCAGCAATGGCAGGCGGAAGGTATGCCCATTGCGTTTGTCAGCGGTGAAACGGTC
It encodes:
- a CDS encoding ABC transporter permease — its product is MTEDKKTKLRRYVENLYPPLLTLVFLLVGWECIVRTFHVSKVVLPPPSDIIRETTRYFSSDILPGWLVTVRTMSVGYLSGVPAGIILASVMSQSRFLIKALVPYIVLLVTLPMMVVVPIFMVWAGYDVKYRAILSFVQVTAIIALNTLSGFRNISQSKLDLAAGYGATRLQTFLKVIFPNALPEVFQGLRLGCTFSILNAIGIEFIAGKIGMGFSVQYFSSMLKTAIAFGCIFTVGLTGRLMFMIVEILQKLIVTWER
- a CDS encoding ABC transporter ATP-binding protein; translation: FIQKRASGSNVRGGDCLSSALIVTAKLSKTFHSKKTPVQALRDISITVNTNEIACLMGPSGCGKSTLLKIIAGIETATEGQLLLFGQNCTASVPQKLKRRIGFIYQDSNLLPWRSVERNLRFPLEIFGIQKEKEYEDRIHEALEIVGLTKYRDALPQELSGGMMQRVGIARSLVYNPDLLLMDQPFGALDAITRKKLRFDFLKIFQHARKTIVIATNSVDEALLFATRIYVIRMAPGTVEEVVEVGIPFEERKEGIEDNETFIGLRRQMIEIVKRQYALDARAAHFSVSEAPCND
- a CDS encoding ABC transporter substrate-binding protein, with the translated sequence MKRSIGILVVLMVSLSLFAEWVPASSAFAASQDPGKTVRKNEIVRVGFTAAVASMTWSPLIVAKMLGYFDEEGIDIVMEQSYSSSATKMVAAGQTEFSTPGPHLTAAAIEGGMDVLSVYQLFPIDIFGFAVRNDGEIKTVADLAGKKIASMTPTTINQIIPILEAGGVDPKGVEVIPVGDARVQMLTERSVDACWTWDGEWQQWQAEGMPIAFVSGETVYKSCSNSMIAKIALVKEYPDLIERFYRALAKASYYIYCNPKAAADITLKEWTSIKINLDAATKIMETALVPMLGGKNVLEGKTIGMHNKSSWELVMADYVKMGIVKAPIPTEKCFTNQFIEGINKFDRAPIKAAAEAYSAY
- a CDS encoding ABC transporter ATP-binding protein, coding for MGTEKIVLRHVEKEFRSKRQTIHALHDINLSIPEKEIVSIVGPSGCGKSTIIRIINDIIKPTSGEIVVDGYSYGEKVPAEVIRKMGFIFQRPNLLPWLTVRQNIAFPLTILRLKGPKWDEYVDRLLEKGLLTACANSYPSSLSGGMTQRVGVLRGMVFQPEILLMDEPFGALDDMLREQLDLETLALWKELGQTIVFITHNVREAVLMSSKVYVMATQPGRVIAEILIDIPYPRSLEVIVEPKFIEYEKKITALIGEIELSQIV
- a CDS encoding ABC transporter permease — protein: MCKTDRVKDFLINCSPFLLFFLLFGGMEWAIRVFKVPAWLVAPPSATFLALLRHFPAIWSNLQITLQEIVFGYLIGVFVGILLALVFTSNRFLDKAISPYVVFLIVTPQMIMVPLLMLWMGFGIQVKLLAVALSAFPINMMSTMTGIRNVSLERYELMKSLHASKLQTFFRVLIPSALPNVFTGMRLGTIFATTSAIGAELISGNTGVGPQISYNTEFIMMDIAFANVYVMILVAVLFYCLIAVIEHFVIYWKY